One region of Streptomyces sp. NBC_00442 genomic DNA includes:
- a CDS encoding hydrolase, translating into MSDSHQQPAHSPGTGEGPDPASGSSLLLCGARLADGRSVDVRLGGGRIEAVGTAGSLAAHGSARVDLDGFLLLPAPAEPHAHGDTALTALSAEGPVAYAVEEVQRRATEAALLQLGHGATALRSHVRIDEVSGLDPLEAVLQTRRSLRGLTELAVVAVPRLLTGVAGADGLAMLRDAVKMGASVVGGCPDLDADPAGYAEAVLELAAEHGCAVDLHTDAADPARLARLAAMSGGLRPGVVIGPCGGLSRLPRETAARAADQLASAGVAVTCLPQGGCGMTDRQGAAPVRLLRSAGVRLAAGSGSLRDVSNPVGRGDPLEAAYLLASQAGLRPEDAYAAVSTVARETMGLAEVRVEAGFPAELLAVRGERIAGVLSLAYSRIVIHRGRVVARTSAVREYCDSAAAVALDLPRQGRSESGRGEPG; encoded by the coding sequence ATGTCCGACAGCCACCAGCAGCCGGCCCACTCCCCCGGCACCGGCGAAGGCCCCGACCCCGCCTCCGGTTCCTCGTTGCTGCTGTGCGGCGCCAGGCTCGCCGACGGCCGGAGCGTGGACGTGCGGCTGGGCGGCGGCCGCATCGAGGCGGTGGGCACCGCGGGCAGCCTGGCCGCACACGGCTCCGCACGCGTCGACCTGGACGGCTTCCTGCTACTGCCCGCGCCCGCCGAGCCGCACGCCCACGGCGACACCGCGCTGACCGCCCTCAGCGCCGAGGGCCCCGTCGCGTACGCGGTCGAGGAGGTCCAGCGCCGGGCCACCGAGGCCGCCCTGCTGCAGCTCGGCCACGGCGCCACGGCGCTGCGCTCGCACGTACGCATCGACGAGGTCAGCGGGCTCGACCCGCTGGAGGCGGTGCTCCAGACCCGGCGCTCCCTGCGCGGCCTCACCGAGCTCGCGGTGGTCGCGGTGCCGCGGCTGCTGACGGGGGTGGCCGGCGCGGACGGGCTCGCCATGCTGCGCGACGCGGTCAAGATGGGCGCCTCCGTGGTGGGCGGCTGCCCCGATCTCGACGCCGACCCGGCCGGCTACGCCGAGGCCGTCCTCGAACTCGCCGCCGAGCACGGCTGCGCGGTCGACCTGCACACCGACGCCGCCGACCCGGCGCGCCTCGCCCGCCTCGCGGCGATGTCCGGCGGTCTGCGCCCCGGCGTCGTCATCGGCCCGTGCGGCGGCCTGTCCCGGCTCCCCCGCGAGACCGCGGCCCGCGCCGCCGACCAACTCGCCTCCGCCGGGGTCGCGGTGACCTGCCTCCCACAGGGCGGCTGTGGCATGACGGACCGTCAAGGAGCAGCTCCGGTAAGACTGTTGAGGTCGGCCGGGGTGCGACTCGCGGCGGGGAGCGGCTCGTTGCGCGACGTCTCCAACCCGGTCGGCCGCGGCGACCCGCTGGAGGCCGCCTACCTGCTCGCCTCCCAGGCCGGCCTGCGTCCCGAGGACGCGTACGCGGCGGTGAGCACGGTGGCCCGCGAGACGATGGGGCTGGCCGAGGTGCGCGTGGAGGCGGGCTTCCCCGCCGAACTGCTCGCGGTGCGCGGCGAGCGCATCGCGGGCGTCCTCTCCCTCGCCTACAGCCGCATCGTCATCCACCGGGGCCGCGTGGTGGCCCGTACGAGCGCGGTGCGCGAGTACTGCGACTCGGCCGCGGCGGTCGCCCTCGACCTGCCCCGCCAGGGGCGGTCGGAGTCCGGTCGCGGCGAGCCCGGCTGA
- a CDS encoding SDR family oxidoreductase: MRIVIAGGHGQIALRLERLLAARGDEVAGIIRKREQADDLREAGAEPVVLDLESATVDAVADVLGGADAVVFAAGAGPGSDAARKESVDRAAAVLLADAAERAGVRRYVIVSSMGASSSHAGDGVFDAYLRAKGAADDAVRSRTALDWTVLRPGSLTNDAGKGLVSLAASTGCGTIPRDDVAAVLAELLDSPATAGLTLELISGSAPVTVAVKGVAGN, encoded by the coding sequence ATGCGCATTGTCATTGCTGGAGGTCATGGTCAGATCGCGCTGCGGCTCGAAAGGCTGCTCGCGGCGCGGGGCGACGAGGTGGCGGGCATCATCCGCAAACGGGAACAGGCGGACGACCTGCGGGAGGCCGGCGCGGAGCCGGTCGTGCTCGACCTGGAATCGGCGACGGTCGACGCGGTCGCCGATGTGCTCGGCGGCGCGGACGCCGTGGTGTTCGCGGCGGGCGCGGGCCCGGGGAGCGACGCCGCGCGCAAGGAGTCGGTGGACCGGGCGGCGGCCGTGCTGCTGGCCGACGCGGCGGAGCGGGCGGGCGTGCGGCGCTATGTCATCGTCTCGTCGATGGGCGCGAGTTCCTCCCACGCCGGCGACGGCGTCTTCGACGCCTACCTGCGTGCGAAGGGCGCCGCCGATGACGCCGTACGCTCCCGGACGGCCCTGGACTGGACGGTTCTGCGGCCCGGATCGCTGACCAACGACGCGGGCAAGGGCCTGGTCTCGCTCGCCGCGTCGACGGGATGCGGCACCATCCCCCGCGACGACGTGGCGGCGGTCCTTGCCGAGCTCCTGGACTCCCCGGCCACCGCGGGCCTGACCCTGGAGCTGATCAGTGGCTCGGCGCCGGTGACGGTGGCGGTGAAGGGCGTGGCGGGGAACTGA
- a CDS encoding MaoC family dehydratase N-terminal domain-containing protein, translated as MALDQSFVGRTYPPTAPYEVGREKIREFAVAVGDENPAYTDPEAAKALGHTDVIAPPTFVFAITFGAAGQVIQDPQLGLDYSRVVHGDQKFAYSRPVRAGDRLTVTSTIEAIKSLAGNDILDIRGEVHDEAGEHVVTAWTKLVSRAAEGA; from the coding sequence ATGGCGCTCGACCAGTCCTTCGTGGGGCGGACCTACCCGCCCACTGCCCCGTACGAGGTCGGCCGCGAGAAGATCCGCGAGTTCGCCGTGGCGGTCGGGGACGAGAATCCGGCCTACACCGACCCGGAGGCGGCCAAGGCCCTGGGGCACACCGATGTGATCGCGCCGCCCACCTTTGTGTTCGCCATCACGTTCGGCGCGGCCGGCCAGGTCATCCAGGACCCGCAGCTGGGCCTCGACTACAGCCGGGTGGTGCACGGCGACCAGAAGTTCGCGTACAGCCGTCCCGTCCGCGCGGGCGACCGGCTGACCGTCACCTCGACCATCGAGGCGATCAAGTCCCTTGCGGGCAACGACATCCTGGACATCAGGGGCGAGGTCCACGACGAGGCGGGCGAACACGTCGTGACCGCCTGGACCAAGCTGGTGTCCCGAGCGGCCGAGGGGGCCTGA
- the rpmG gene encoding 50S ribosomal protein L33, protein MAATDVRPKITLACVECKERNYITKKNRRNNPDRLEMKKHCPRCNSHTAHRETR, encoded by the coding sequence GTGGCTGCCACCGACGTCCGCCCGAAGATCACGCTGGCCTGCGTGGAGTGCAAGGAGCGGAACTACATCACCAAGAAGAACCGGCGTAACAACCCGGACCGACTGGAGATGAAGAAGCACTGCCCGCGCTGCAACTCGCACACTGCGCACCGCGAGACCCGCTAA